In Actinoplanes sp. NBC_00393, a single genomic region encodes these proteins:
- a CDS encoding nitronate monooxygenase, protein MTAAELTPDPTNPPVLIQGGMGVGVSGWRLARAVGRTGQLGVVSGVALDALLARRLQHGDEGGHVRHALAHFPVASVAQCVLDRYFVPGGVPDGRPLRPVPQLGLRPQRHAQQLTIVANFVEVFLAKQGHDGPVGVNYLEKIQLATPAAVYGAMLAGVDYVLMGAGLPTEVPGLLDALAGHRLAQLSVTVHGAAPGEDRHVTIDPHDLLGGDIGRLRRPRLLAIVSSATLAAYLARDEATRPDGFVLETSGAGGHSARPRGRLTVDDDGEPVYGPRDHLDVPKVAALGLPFWLAGGQSSPERLAAAQAAGAAGIQVGTAFALCRESGLDDDLRKRLLRQAAQGTLIVCNDVRASPTGFPFKMVSLPGTTADEQVYAERPRLCDLGYLRNPYRRSDGKVGFRCPAEPVDEYVRKGGSADDTVGSRCLCNGLVATVGFGQRRPDNYVEPPLVTLGQDLAFLPHLTPDGDDYTAADVVRYLLAAAPADTAA, encoded by the coding sequence ATGACGGCCGCGGAACTGACACCGGATCCCACCAATCCTCCCGTGCTCATTCAAGGCGGGATGGGCGTCGGCGTCTCCGGCTGGCGGCTCGCCCGCGCTGTGGGCCGGACCGGGCAGCTCGGAGTGGTGTCCGGGGTTGCCCTCGACGCCCTGCTCGCGCGGCGGCTGCAGCACGGCGACGAGGGCGGGCACGTGCGGCATGCCTTGGCGCACTTTCCGGTCGCCTCGGTTGCGCAGTGCGTGCTGGACCGGTATTTCGTGCCGGGCGGGGTGCCGGACGGCCGGCCGTTGCGGCCGGTACCGCAGCTCGGATTGCGGCCTCAGCGTCACGCTCAGCAGTTGACGATCGTGGCGAACTTCGTGGAGGTGTTCCTGGCCAAGCAGGGACATGACGGCCCGGTCGGTGTGAACTACCTGGAGAAGATTCAGCTGGCAACGCCGGCGGCGGTGTACGGGGCGATGCTCGCCGGAGTGGACTACGTCCTGATGGGCGCCGGGCTGCCCACCGAGGTCCCGGGTCTGCTGGACGCGCTGGCGGGGCACCGCCTCGCGCAGCTGTCCGTGACGGTGCACGGGGCGGCGCCCGGCGAGGACCGTCACGTCACCATCGATCCCCACGATCTGCTGGGTGGGGACATCGGCCGGCTGCGGCGGCCTCGGCTGCTGGCCATCGTGTCGTCGGCCACGCTGGCCGCCTATCTGGCCCGCGACGAGGCGACCCGCCCGGACGGCTTCGTCCTGGAGACCTCGGGCGCGGGTGGTCACAGCGCTCGGCCTCGCGGGCGGCTGACCGTCGACGACGACGGAGAACCTGTGTACGGCCCGCGTGATCACCTCGACGTGCCCAAGGTTGCCGCTCTCGGACTGCCGTTCTGGTTGGCCGGTGGGCAGAGCAGCCCCGAACGGCTGGCCGCTGCCCAGGCCGCGGGCGCCGCCGGAATCCAGGTCGGCACGGCATTCGCGTTGTGCCGGGAGTCAGGACTCGATGACGATCTCAGGAAGCGGCTGCTCCGCCAGGCCGCCCAGGGGACCCTGATCGTGTGTAACGATGTCCGGGCCTCGCCCACCGGGTTCCCGTTCAAAATGGTGTCATTGCCTGGCACCACCGCCGACGAACAGGTCTACGCCGAGCGGCCACGGCTATGCGACCTCGGCTACCTGCGCAACCCGTACCGGCGATCCGACGGCAAGGTGGGATTCCGCTGCCCGGCGGAACCAGTCGACGAATACGTGCGCAAGGGCGGGTCGGCGGACGACACCGTAGGCAGCCGATGTCTGTGCAACGGCTTGGTCGCCACCGTGGGATTCGGCCAGCGACGGCCCGACAACTACGTCGAACCGCCACTAGTGACCCTCGGACAGGATCTCGCCTTCCTGCCGCACCTGACCCCGGACGGCGACGACTACACCGCCGCGGACGTCGTCAGATACCTGCTCGCCGCCGCGCCGGCGGACACGGCGGCCTGA